The following are from one region of the Arachis duranensis cultivar V14167 chromosome 10, aradu.V14167.gnm2.J7QH, whole genome shotgun sequence genome:
- the LOC107471461 gene encoding BEL1-like homeodomain protein 1, translating to MATYFHGNSEIQAPSSADGLQTLVLMNPPPPPPPPAAAYIHYPDAPPPSHAPANLLFLNSSAAGNNSFSPHAPPPHTQQFVGIPLSSQDINHHHDVSALHGFLHRMQYNPWTTMDPTSAARETPRAQQGLSLSLSSQQAGLGSFRDVAPQALSGDEICGGRSTSSASAVTNGGSSIQSVILSSKYLKAAHELLEEVVNVNNAELATKKMMKTVGESSTAASGDGSIGGEGSGKRSSELSSAERQEISLKKAKLLSMLDEVEQRYRQYQQQMEVVVSSFEQAAGIGSGRTYTALALQTISKQFRCLKDAITRQIKGANKSLGEEEGSRLKYVDHHLRQQRALQQLGMIQHNAWRPQRGLPERSVSLLRAWLFEHFLHPYPKDSDKHMLAKQTGLTRSQVTNTYSLSNWFINARVRLWKPMVEEMYAEEMKDHHFNNNATTSDDKSNNTNNQDPSTKIADKLPTSETESHKQDHNTPVVSPLEGNMRNQPGFSFIMGSSELEGITQHQQGNSPKKPRISNNEAMHSSQSNIPSMNMMDVKPNEQGRQGYSFMGNQTNFISGFGQYPSIGDMDRFDPEQFTTPPPRFSGNGVSLTLGLDSLPGTHHQSFLPNQNIQLGRSIDIAEPNDFVGAMNTSSSPHSSAAAAFESIGMQNPKRFAAQLLPDFVA from the coding sequence ATGGCGACGTACTTTCATGGCAATTCAGAAATCCAAGCACCTTCTTCTGCTGATGGACTTCAAACGCTTGTTCTCATGAACcctccacctcctcctcctcctcctgctGCTGCCTACATCCACTACCCTGACGCGCCACCACCATCTCACGCACCCGCCAACCTTCTCTTTCTCAACTCTTCCGCCGCCGGAAACAACTCCTTCTCCCCTCACGCGCCTCCCCCTCATACTCAACAGTTTGTTGGAATCCCACTCTCCTCGCAGGACATCAACCACCACCACGACGTCTCCGCCCTGCATGGCTTCCTCCACCGCATGCAGTACAACCCCTGGACAACCATGGACCCCACCTCGGCGGCGCGTGAGACCCCACGCGCTCAGCAAGGTCTGTCCCTGAGTCTGTCCTCGCAGCAAGCCGGGTTAGGTTCTTTCAGGGACGTGGCGCCGCAGGCTTTGTCCGGCGACGAGATTTGCGGTGGTCGGTCAACGTCATCGGCTTCTGCAGTGACGAACGGTGGGTCGAGCATTCAGAGCGTGATTTTGAGCTCAAAGTATCTGAAGGCAGCGCATGAGCTTCTGGAAGAGGTTGTGAATGTTAACAACGCTGAGTTGGCGacgaagaagatgatgaagacaGTTGGCGAGTCATCCACTGCAGCAAGCGGAGACGGTTCCATTGGTGGCGAGGGTAGCGGCAAGCGTAGCTCAGAGCTTTCCTCGGCGGAGAGACAAGAAATTTCACTGAAGAAAGCAAAGCTACTGAGCATGCTTGATGAGGTAGAGCAAAGGTACAGACAGTACCAGCAGCAGATGGAGGTGGTGGTGTCATCGTTCGAGCAAGCGGCGGGAATAGGGTCGGGTCGGACATACACGGCGCTTGCACTGCAAACAATTTCGAAGCAGTTTAGGTGCTTGAAGGACGCCATAACAAGACAGATCAAAGGTGCAAACAAGAGCTTAGGAGAGGAAGAAGGGTCACGCCTTAAATATGTTGATCATCACTTGCGTCAACAGAGAGCTCTCCAACAATTGGGAATGATCCAGCACAATGCTTGGAGACCCCAGAGAGGCTTGCCTGAACGTTCTGTTTCTCTTCTTCGTGCTTGGCTCTTTGAACACTTCCTCCATCCCTATCCCAAGGATTCTGACAAGCACATGCTTGCTAAACAAACTGGCCTTACCAGGAGCCAGGTAACTAACACTTATTCACTTTCAAATTGGTTTATAAATGCTCGAGTTCGACTTTGGAAGCCAATGGTCGAAGAAATGTATGCAGAGGAGATGAAGGATCACCACTTCAACAACAATGCTACTACTTCTGACGACAAATCAAACAACACCAACAACCAAGACCCTTCAACAAAAATTGCAGACAAACTTCCAACATCTGAAACAGAATCTCATAAACAAGACCACAACACTCCCGTGGTGTCACCACTTGAAGGGAACATGAGAAACCAACCAGGGTTCAGCTTCATCATGGGATCATCAGAACTAGAAGGAATCACACAACACCAGCAGGGAAATAGTCCCAAGAAACCAAGAATCAGCAACAATGAAGCTATGCATAGTTCCCAAAGTAACATTCCTTCCATGAACATGATGGATGTGAAGCCCAATGAGCAGGGGAGACAAGGTTATTCTTTCATGGGGAACCAAACTAACTTCATTAGCGGTTTTGGACAGTACCCTTCCATTGGTGACATGGATAGGTTTGATCCAGAACAATTCACAACACCACCACCAAGGTTTTCAGGTAATGGAGTTTCCCTCACTCTTGGTCTTGATTCATTGCCCGGAACGCACCACCAATCGTTTCTACCAAACCAGAACATTCAACTCGGAAGAAGCATTGATATCGCGGAACCAAACGATTTCGTTGGCGCCATGAACACTTCTTCATCTCCTCATTCCTCTGCTGCTGCTGCATTTGAGAGTATTGGCATGCAGAATCCAAAGAGGTTTGCTGCACAATTGTTGCCAGACTTTGTGGCCTGA
- the LOC107471462 gene encoding LOW QUALITY PROTEIN: BTB/POZ domain-containing protein At3g05675-like (The sequence of the model RefSeq protein was modified relative to this genomic sequence to represent the inferred CDS: inserted 1 base in 1 codon), with translation MDPADKEEKTTHVIGDQPTSDVVVRLRTQEGRDDWLYCHSEILTKNCKYFADRLSENWPTCQILGSRHCVDVYCQELDFDYHVNLIRLLYVNIDDSGDDMWHGVRXXXXXXQVAVELECPQIVTACVNYLEAVAWEEAEEEEILRLVPRMGLQAEPILARLQPVSQSALTNIFVSAIRFATSSPPPEMNDLKSSAQEQLEYMITEDDDAPLLTADDNIRHEVIDCLNRLFSRFNNSVIAPFCDSAESLSEAGNIQLFLSYLTDLSWVSQILSKLEIMRQLVEYWFDVSEKIVKVLEQGSSAKEVTEMKLRAIEVTSKVLEAIGYGSVILPTAKRLQILKVWLPFVRVTKPMIDSAIMNGEDGMVIKMDGELWQSLESSFVSIILALPSADQAEVLTEWLENECIRYPDLTEAFEVWCYRSKVAKRRLLLLGDDHAMTNSI, from the exons ATGGATCCTGCT GATAAAGAAGAAAAGACTACCCATGTAATTGGGGATCAACCAACCAGTGATGTTGTGGTGAGGCTTCGCACACAGGAAGGTCGAGACGATTGGCTGTACTGCCACTCTGAGATTCTTACCAAAAATTGCAAGTATTTCGCCGACCGGCTATCTGAGAACTGGCCAACATGTCAGATCCTTGGTTCTCGTCACTGTGTCGATGTCTATTGCCAAGAATTGGATTTTGATTACCATGTGAATCTCATACGCCTTCTATACGTTAACATTGATGATTCAGGTGACGATATGTGGCATGGTGTTA ANNNNNNNNNNNNNNTTCAGGTGGCAGTTGAGCTTGAATGCCCCCAAATTGTTACTGCGTGTGTGAACTACTTAGAAGCAGTCGCATGGGAGGAGGCCGAGGAGGAGGAGATATTGAGACTCGTACCTCGAATGGGGTTACAAGCAGAGCCTATTCTAGCTAGACTTCAGCCGGTCAGCCAGTCAGCTTTGACAAACATCTTTGTCTCGGCTATTCGATTTGCCACATCATCTCCTCCACCCGAAATGAATGATCTCAAGTCTTCAGCGCAAGAGCAGCTCGAGTATATGATAACTGAAGATGATGATGCTCCTTTATTGACAGCTGATGACAACATAAGACACGAGGTCATAGACTGTTTAAACAGATTGTTCTCTAGGTTTAACAACTCAGTAATAGCTCCATTCTGTGATTCTGCAGAATCGCTCTCCGAGGCAGGGAATATTCAGTTGTTTCTGTCATATTTGACTGATTTGTCATGGGTCTCGCAGATACTTAGTAAGTTGGAGATAATGAGACAACTTGTTGAGTATTGGTTTGATGTATCAGAAAAGATTGTGAAGGTGCTTGAGCAAGGAAGTTCTGCGAAGGAAGTAACCGAGATGAAGCTCCGGGCAATTGAGGTGACATCAAAGGTTCTAGAGGCAATCGGGTATGGTAGTGTCATACTGCCAACTGCAAAACGGCTTCAGATTTTGAAAGTGTGGCTTCCATTTGTGAGGGTTACAAAACCAATGATCGATTCTGCCATAATGAATGGTGAAGATGGCATGGTGATTAAGATGGATGGAGAGCTATGGCAATCCCTAGAGTCTTCTTTTGTTTCCATTATTCTTGCGTTACCGTCTGCAGATCAGGCAGAGGTTTTAACTGAATGGTTGGAAAATGAGTGTATCCGGTATCCGGACCTAACTGAGGCATTTGAAGTATGGTGCTACAGGTCTAAGGTAGCTAAGAGAAGATTGTTATTGCTAGGGGATGATCATGCCATGACCAACTCCATTTGA
- the LOC107471424 gene encoding uncharacterized protein LOC107471424: MSQHLEGKVVTVCDFNAITSQAEKEGGGQKSATTIATFTNFIDSNELVDIEMVGHPFTWKNRRQGENLVKERLDRYLVGMEWKLKFLNAVVHRFTESGSDHAPLLMETEPQSWHSKRQFKYQERWCGEEDVKRIVSEVWRMEVVGSVMFSLAQKLKVCRHRLVQWQKTHKANSRKEIEDLQAKLEELRVAGINGGEEVTSLEKKLELAYLKEESYWREKSKVKWLKEGDQNTRFFHQKFQSRMRRNRIWRLVGRDNEIASKSEDIGKIAEDYFCDIFTSSCSADPNPYLEDLEPKVTASMNRRLQRPVTMDEVKRATFSVHAQSAPGDDGFTAKFFHFFWDIVGGDVFKAVRSFFHSGRILKSFNHTQICLIPKVPDANDMTQSAPNTSQSILELLEIYEGFSGQKVNLNKSAIFFSHNTPQNTRLAVAQTLNIEHIGAQDKYLGLPSIIQKSKKATFGAIKDKVQKRIMGWKRSLLSSGGRHTLLRAVGEAIPIYTLSCFKLPDTLLTEIHSMLSQFWWGQKGTERRMVWIKWDTMTRSKKDGGLGIKDLRAQNLALLGKQYWHLMKYPNSTLSRMLKAKYFRYTNFLHAEIESIPSWGWRSVLEGRKVIEKGLLWKIGSGTNVRIFHDPWLPPPVPFNVPQNALTIPPDLQVYYVSALLNPDRSWNKNLIESIFSVDICNKIFSIKPTEEEDEVNWCWIKSGIYEVGSGYKIAYGFFHSPTSLRPQNIHNRVWNSIWELKLPHKIKIFLWKSLHEKLPVLQQVHSRFASTPAICPRCMLKAESISHALFQCPLSSIIWRLSLITPDLWMREEEIFFNWWQQVLS, encoded by the exons ATGAGCCAACACCTGGAAGGAAAAGTGGTAACAGTATGCGATTTTAATGCTATAACAAGCCAAGCGGAAAAGGAGGGTGGAGGCCAAAAATCAGCAACCACCATTGCAACATTCACTAATTTTATTGACAGTAATGAATTAGTGGATATTGAAATGGTGGGGCACCCTTTCACGTGGAAAAATCGAAGACAAGGAGAGAATTTGGTGAAGGAGAGGCTTGACCGCTATTTAGTTGGAATGGAATGGAAGTTGAAGTTTCTGAATGCAGTGGTGCACAGGTTCACAGAGTCAGGCTCGGATCATGCTCCACTTTTGATGGAAACCGAACCTCAATCCTGGCATAGTAAAAGGCAGTTTAAATACCAGGAACGTTGGTGTGGAGAAGAGGATGTCAAGAGAATTGTCAGTGAAGTGTGGAGAATGGAAGTTGTAGGCTCAGTTATGTTCTCCTTGGCCCAAAAGTTGAAAGTTTGTAGACATAGACTAGTTCAATGGCAGAAAACTCACAAAGCAAACTCTCGAAAAGAAATTGAGGACCTTCAAGCTAAACTAGAGGAGTTGCGGGTGGCTGGAATCAATGGGGGAGAGGAGGTTACCAGTTTGGAGAAGAAGTTGGAGCTGGCATATTTGAAAGAAGAGAGCTATTGGCGAGAAAAATCTAAAGTCAAGTGGCTAAAAGAAGGAGATCAAAACACTAGATTCTTTCACCAGAAATTTCAATCAAGGATGCGAAGGAACAGAATTTGGAGATTAGTGGGGAGGGACAATGAGATTGCATCGAAATCAGAGGATATTGGAAAGATAGCTGAAGACTACTTTTGCGATATTTTTACTTCCTCTTGTTCGGCTGATCCGAATCCATACTTAGAGGATTTGGAGCCAAAGGTTACAGCTTCCATGAACCGTAGGCTCCAAAGGCCAGTAACTATGGACGAGGTCAAAAGAGCTACATTTAGTGTTCACGCTCAAAGTGCTCCTGGTGATGACGGGTTTACAGCTaagttttttcactttttctgggATATAGTTGGAGGTGACGTTTTTAAGGCAGTAAGAAGTTTCTTTCACAGTGGCAGAATTCTAAAAAGCTTCAATCATACtcaaatttgtttgattccaaaGGTGCCAGATGCCAATGACATGACTCAG AGCGCACCTAATACAAGCCAAAGTATTCTAGAATTGCTAGAGATATATGAGGGTTTCAGTGGGCAAAAAGTCAATCTGAATAAGTCAGCTATCTTTTTCAGTCACAACACACCTCAGAACACAAGACTAGCAGTTGCTCAGACACTAAATATTGAACATATCGGAGCACAAGACAAATACCTGGGATTGCCCTCtataattcaaaaatcaaagaaagcaaCCTTTGGAGCTATCAAGGATAAAGTTCAGAAGAGGATTATGGGTTGGAAAAGAAGTCTATTGTCATCAGGTGGTAGGCACACACTATTGAGAGCGGTGGGAGAGGCgattcctatttatacactctcttGTTTCAAGCTCCCGGACACGCTGTTGACTGAGATTCATAGCATGCTCTCGCAATTTTGGTGGGGTCAAAAAGGCACAGAACGAAGAATGGTTTGGATTAAATGGGACACGATGACGAGATCGAAGAAAGATGGAGGGCTGGGGATCAAGGACCTAAGGGCGCAAAATTTGGCTTTATTGGGAAAACAATATTGGCATCTAATGAAATACCCTAATTCTACTCTATCAAGAATGCTCAAAGCTAAATATTTCAGATATACAAATTTCCTACATGCAGAGATAGAAAGCATACCGTCGTGGGGCTGGAGAAGTGTTCTTGAAGGGCGCAAGGTGATCGAGAAAGGCTTGTTATGGAAAATAGGCTCTGGCACTAATGTTCGCATCTTCCACGACCCCTGGCTCCCACCACCAGTGCCCTTTAATGTCCCTCAAAATGCACTCACAATCCCGCCAGATCTGCAAGTGTATTACGTTAGTGCGTTACTAAATCCTGATAGAAGCTGGAATAAAAATCtgattgagtcaattttttcaGTTGATATatgcaataaaattttttcaatcaaaccaacagaggaggaggatgaagttAATTGGTGCTGGATAAAATCTGGTATATATGAAGTTGGGTCAGGATACAAAATTGCTTATGGATTCTTTCATTCTCCTACTTCATTGAGGCCCCAGAACATACACAACAGAGTCTGGAATAGCATTTGGGAGTTGAAATTACCacataaaattaagatttttctATGGAAAAGTCTTCATGAAAAGCTTCCAGTGTTGCAACAAGTCCACAGCCGGTTCGCATCCACTCCTGCCATTTGTCCAAGATGCATGTTGAAAGCTGAATCAATTTCTCATGCTTTGTTCCAATGCCCCCTATCTTCAATAATATGGAGACTAAGCTTAATAACCCCTGACCTATGGATGAGAGAAGAAGAGATATTTTTCAATTGGTGGCAACAAGTCTTATCCTGA